Proteins encoded in a region of the Podarcis muralis chromosome 2, rPodMur119.hap1.1, whole genome shotgun sequence genome:
- the LOC114592742 gene encoding epididymal secretory protein 4-like, with the protein MIAVLLLVFGLTPAYIFPVSADIPLYPNFDPQKAIGKWHPIGIASKLPELNEHDKKISPMDHTVEVLDGDMKITANYMSDGVCKQSALVFKHTDKPGVFEFPDGIAQVMDIDYEKYVIMHKKKLEHESMYLSARGSEVGDDIKEKFKKLVLEQNFPEAHIKYFGNVEQCTP; encoded by the exons ATgattgctgtgctgctgctggtgtttGGACTGACCCCTGCCTACATATTTCCTGTCAGTGCTGACATCCCTTTGTACCCGAATTTTGACCCCCAAAAG GCTATCGGGAAGTGGCACCCCATCGGGATCGCTTCCAAGTTGCCTGAGTTGAATGAGCATGATAAGAAAATATCACCGATGGACCACACGGTGGAGGTTTTGGATGGAGATATGAAAATCACCGCTAATTATATGTC GGATGGTGTCTGCAAACAATCAGCTCTTGTGTTCAAGCACACTGACAAACCTGGTGTATTCGAATTTCCTG ATGGTATTGCCCAGGTCATGGATATTGATTATGAAAAGTATGTCATTATGCACAAGAAGAAATTAGAACACGAATCCATGTATCTGTCTG CTAGGGGATCAGAAGTGGGAGATGACATCAAAGAAAAATTCAAGAAATTAGTTTTGGAGCAAAACTTTCCTGAGGCACACATCAAATACTTTGGAAATGTCG